A window of Syntrophorhabdaceae bacterium genomic DNA:
CGGTTTTCTTGAAGGGTATCGTGAGATACTTTATTTTCCCGTCCGCCGTTAAAAAAATATTTCTATGTTGATACGCAGCATCTGTCAGTTGCACTTCATCCATCACCATATATACGTCGCTTTTCGCTATTTTATCCAAAAGTCCCAACCAAGGAAAATAACTTGGTTGATGTATTGAAAGAATCATGATTAGTCCCTTATCCGATCAATAAAAATTTTCATCTATCGTTTTTTACTAGACTATGCGCCTTAACGAAACAGTTAGAAGAGAGTAATACGTTTTCCTTTGCTACTGAGCCGCTACCGAAAAAGGAGCCGGAGCCTATTTTTGCGCCGCCGTTAACAATTGCTCCTGTCGATACATGACAATGGTCTCCAATCTCCGCATCGTGCTCAATAATGGCGCCGGTGTTAATGATGCAGTTTCTCCCTATAACTGCCCCAGCATTGATCGTTACACCATGCATAACGATAGTTCCTTCACCGAGCGACGCATGTCTTGAAACGTACGATCTTGGAGAAATCACGATAGGAAAAATTGGATTCATATTTTTAATTTGATTAAACAACCTGATCCGCGGCTCCGAGCTTTTGATTTGACCGATCGTAATAAGGAAATTGCGGTGTTTCTCGGCTAATTCCGTTAGCTGATCATCGCTCGCTAAGATTGGATAACCTAAAATGCTTTCTCCTATTTTATTCTTCATATCGACGATACCAATTACCCGAAATTCTCCGGCTTGCTCTATTACATCAATACAAGACCGGCAATGTCCGCCTCCGCCTATAAGAACAAGGACTTTTTTCAAATCGTTACGCTAACCCTCGGCTTGACTGTTCTGTTCTTCCAACTGCTTTACATTGTTGAGGAATCTCCTTCATGAGCCAATAGAGGAGTCCGTATTCGGCGCGCGAGCCCGTGACTACACAGATTTTACGTCTATTCATGCCCTCTTCCCAGGAAAGGGCTGCTGGGGATATTTATCAGCCTTTTTGCAAGCCTTTCGGCACATGACAAATCCATTGCCGGACAGTCTTTAAAGGGGACCAGCTTATTTATGAGAGTCCATGCGGGACGGGTCATAATCCCGTTATTATTGGTATAATCGAGTAATTCATCCCGCGTGCCTGCATATATCTCGTCCAGAACCAGCGCATTAAGCCAGTAGTTGCTCCTCGCGAGGGGCGGCTCCAGGAAGAGCCTGATTCCTCCTATCCCTTCGAATGCCTTCTCATAGAGGCCCGTGAGATGGCGTTTTTGTTTCAGGAACCCGGGAAGCTGCTCCATCTGCGCGCATCCAACCGCTGCATTTATATTGGGGAGGCGATAGTTGTACCCGATATAATCATGGGTATATTCCCACCGGTGGGGGACCTTGGCGGTGGAGGTAATATATTTTGCATGACTTGCCAGTTTTTCGTCATTGCTGAGGATCGCCCCGCCTCCGCCGGTCGTGATGGTTTTGTTGCCGTTGAAGCTCAGAACCGAAATCTTCCCCTTGTTACCCGTATGTTCTCCCTTGTAATAAGAGCCCAGGGCCTCGGCCGCATCTTCGACGACTTCTATACTGTATTCGCGGCACGCTTCCATGAGGGGGTCCATATCTACGGGATGACCGAATACATGGACGGGAACAATCGCCCTTATCCTCCTTCCGGTGAATTTATTAAAGCTTTCGCCGGAGCTCATCCGAACTGCGTCCTTTAAATAATCTGCCAGCTTGTGGGGATCGACGCCGAGAGTCCCTTCCTCGCTATCGATAAAATGGGGGATGGCGCCGCAATAGGTGACCGCGTTCGCCGTGGCCACAAAAGTAAGGGCCGGGACAAGGACTTCATCGCCCGGTTCCACGCCGGCCAGCTTGAGGGCGATATGAAGAGCCGCCGTGCCGTTTACGACCGCTACGGCCCTCTTCGTACCCGTGAATTCCGCGAGCATCGATTCGAATTTATCGACATAGGCGCCGACGTAGGAAACAAATGTCGAATCAAGGCAGTCCTTCAGATAGGCCCATTCATTGCCGCGGAAGCACGGCTCATGGAGGGCGACCGCGCCGCTCTCCGGGATTACGCTCCTTATGGCTTTCACAATGCGGTCCATGTCGAGGGGAGTCGTCATATGTGGTATTCACCCGGGCGGTAACATTTTAAGTTCTCGGGATCGATATACCAGCGGATGGTCTCCTCCAGGCCTCTTTTCAACCCTTCAAATCCGCCGTAAAGAGGCTCCCATCCTGCGAGCTCCTTCGCTTTGCCGTTATCCGCCCACAGCCGTTCCACCTCGCTCTTTTCCGGCCTGAACCGCTGCTCATCGCTCTCGATCTCGATTTCGGCATTCATAATCCCGGCAATCGTCTTGACCGTGTCTCCAATCGAGATCTCATAATTGCTGCCGATATTGACCACTTCCCCCTTTGTCCGGTCCGATTCAGCCACCGAGATAAAACCCGAGACCGTGTCTTTCACAAAATTGAAATCCCGGGTGGGGTGAAGGGCGCCCAATTTTATTTTTGAGGCGCCCGAGGCGATCTGGGTGATGACCGCAGGGATGACGGCGCGGGTCGATTGCCTCGGCCCGTAAGTATTGAAGGGACGGACAACGGCAACGGGCGAATCGAAGGCGTGGTAGAAGGAGAGGGCAATCTGATCGGCGCCTATCTTGCTTGCGGAATAGGGGGATTGGCCCTGCAAAGGGTGCTCTTCCGTGATGGGCACAAATCGGGCCGTGCCGTAAACTTCGCTCGTCGAGGTATGGATAACTTTCGATACCCCAAGGTCGCGCGCGGCCTGCATGATATTCAGGGTTCCTTTCACGTTGGTATCCACGTAAGTGTCAGGAGAGTGGTATGAGTAAGGAATCGATATCAATGCGGCCAAATGGAAGACCACGTCGCATCCTTTCATGGCCTCCTTCACACCGTGAGGATCGCGCACGTCTCCTGCGAAGATCTCGATGTTCTTCCTGATCTCTGCTTCCGAGTGATCGAGCCACCCGTTGCTGTTGAATGAATTATAGAGCACAAAAGCCCGTACCTTGCGGCCCTGTCTCACCAATTTCTCGACGAGATGAGAGCCGATGAAGCCGTCGGCGCCTGTGACGAGAATTTTACTCCCTTTTAGGTTCATTGAATATCCATCTTTAATCGTTCGCCTGTGTGCCGGCGGTGATCTGCTTCCCTATTATGTGTATCGATTCTGCCACGACTGGGTTTGAAGAAAATTGTTTTGATTGAAATCTGAGGTCCCGGTTTCTTTACGGCGCCCCTATCCCGGCTTACCCCGCCTGCGCCCGTGCTACATACCATGCTATCGTAGTCCGCAGCCCTTCTTCGAAGGAGGTTTTGGCCTGGAAATCGAATTCCACTTTTGCTTTTGTGGTATCGAGCATCCTCCGGGGCTGACCGTCCGGCTTGCTCTTATTCCACACGATCCTGCCTTTGAAAGAGAAGATGCGGGAAATCAGCCCGACCAGGTCTTTGATCGATATCTCGAAACCTGCACCTATGTTTATTGGATCGCTCCGGTTGTATCGCTCCGCAGCGAGAATGATGGCTTCGGCGGCATCC
This region includes:
- a CDS encoding NeuD/PglB/VioB family sugar acetyltransferase, whose protein sequence is MKKVLVLIGGGGHCRSCIDVIEQAGEFRVIGIVDMKNKIGESILGYPILASDDQLTELAEKHRNFLITIGQIKSSEPRIRLFNQIKNMNPIFPIVISPRSYVSRHASLGEGTIVMHGVTINAGAVIGRNCIINTGAIIEHDAEIGDHCHVSTGAIVNGGAKIGSGSFFGSGSVAKENVLLSSNCFVKAHSLVKNDR
- a CDS encoding LegC family aminotransferase, yielding MTTPLDMDRIVKAIRSVIPESGAVALHEPCFRGNEWAYLKDCLDSTFVSYVGAYVDKFESMLAEFTGTKRAVAVVNGTAALHIALKLAGVEPGDEVLVPALTFVATANAVTYCGAIPHFIDSEEGTLGVDPHKLADYLKDAVRMSSGESFNKFTGRRIRAIVPVHVFGHPVDMDPLMEACREYSIEVVEDAAEALGSYYKGEHTGNKGKISVLSFNGNKTITTGGGGAILSNDEKLASHAKYITSTAKVPHRWEYTHDYIGYNYRLPNINAAVGCAQMEQLPGFLKQKRHLTGLYEKAFEGIGGIRLFLEPPLARSNYWLNALVLDEIYAGTRDELLDYTNNNGIMTRPAWTLINKLVPFKDCPAMDLSCAERLAKRLINIPSSPFLGRGHE
- a CDS encoding WbqC family protein, coding for MILSIHQPSYFPWLGLLDKIAKSDVYMVMDEVQLTDAAYQHRNIFLTADGKIKYLTIPFKKT
- a CDS encoding NAD-dependent 4,6-dehydratase LegB encodes the protein MNLKGSKILVTGADGFIGSHLVEKLVRQGRKVRAFVLYNSFNSNGWLDHSEAEIRKNIEIFAGDVRDPHGVKEAMKGCDVVFHLAALISIPYSYHSPDTYVDTNVKGTLNIMQAARDLGVSKVIHTSTSEVYGTARFVPITEEHPLQGQSPYSASKIGADQIALSFYHAFDSPVAVVRPFNTYGPRQSTRAVIPAVITQIASGASKIKLGALHPTRDFNFVKDTVSGFISVAESDRTKGEVVNIGSNYEISIGDTVKTIAGIMNAEIEIESDEQRFRPEKSEVERLWADNGKAKELAGWEPLYGGFEGLKRGLEETIRWYIDPENLKCYRPGEYHI